In one window of Kitasatospora sp. MMS16-BH015 DNA:
- a CDS encoding O-antigen ligase: protein MALDSAPAGPATALAAAATPAAAATPAAAARPAPAPGTGSAAPLGRALRAVTDRPSLLAATTVLLVCVPTGEKDVAAAVHVTAADLASLALVGLTALDLLRGRTPPLPRTAAALFGGIVLAAAAATVGSIDPATSLTGFVRLVQVFVLVPAAVVCALRDRTDQRLVLGSFVTAALIQGVVGADQYLTRTGASYTGQPIRAVGTFGALDIMAMSTVVSFGLLAALALGLAERGPGGHPGLRRAMFAAAAFLTFPLAVSFSRGSWIACAVAATVLLLRADARLLVRSVVLGAAALVVLVGGVGIGSDGVTERLSSIGSVEAAPDQSVSDRYDLWATAGRIWQDHPLTGAGPKSFQQLRDSHAPLRLSSGSDAADSTIGFQREPLLSPHNMYFLVLSEQGLVGAVAYLALFLALLLGTLRRAAGPGLAALALLTWVLVDFLYGDIGGTTTVLTSIVLGLATKAALPGTGPAAAVPATGPATPATATGPAARTAPAGPVAAPTDPGARPA from the coding sequence ATGGCCCTCGACTCCGCCCCGGCCGGGCCGGCCACCGCCCTGGCCGCAGCCGCGACCCCGGCTGCGGCCGCGACCCCGGCTGCGGCCGCCCGTCCGGCCCCCGCCCCGGGCACCGGCTCGGCCGCCCCGCTCGGCCGCGCCTTACGCGCCGTCACCGACCGCCCCAGCCTGCTCGCCGCCACCACCGTGCTGCTGGTCTGCGTGCCCACCGGCGAGAAGGACGTCGCGGCGGCCGTGCACGTCACGGCCGCCGACCTGGCCTCCCTCGCCCTGGTCGGGCTCACCGCCCTCGACCTGCTGCGCGGCCGGACCCCGCCGCTGCCCCGCACGGCGGCCGCGCTGTTCGGCGGCATCGTGCTGGCGGCCGCCGCCGCGACCGTGGGCTCCATCGACCCGGCCACCAGCCTGACCGGCTTCGTCCGGTTGGTGCAGGTCTTCGTGCTGGTGCCCGCCGCCGTGGTCTGCGCGCTGCGCGACCGCACCGACCAGCGCCTGGTGCTCGGCTCCTTCGTCACCGCCGCGCTGATCCAGGGCGTGGTGGGGGCCGACCAGTACCTGACCAGGACCGGCGCCTCGTACACCGGCCAGCCGATCCGGGCCGTCGGCACCTTCGGCGCGCTGGACATCATGGCGATGTCCACCGTGGTCAGCTTCGGCCTGCTGGCCGCCCTCGCGCTGGGCCTGGCCGAGCGCGGCCCCGGCGGCCACCCCGGCCTGCGCCGGGCGATGTTCGCCGCCGCGGCCTTCCTCACCTTCCCGCTGGCCGTCTCGTTCAGCCGGGGCAGCTGGATCGCCTGCGCGGTGGCCGCCACCGTGCTGCTGCTGCGGGCCGACGCCCGGCTGCTGGTGCGCAGCGTGGTGCTCGGCGCCGCCGCCCTGGTGGTGCTGGTCGGCGGGGTGGGCATCGGCTCGGACGGCGTCACCGAGCGGCTCAGCAGCATCGGCTCGGTGGAGGCCGCCCCCGACCAGTCGGTCAGCGACCGCTACGACCTGTGGGCCACCGCCGGCCGGATCTGGCAGGACCACCCGCTCACCGGCGCCGGCCCCAAGTCCTTCCAGCAGCTGCGCGACAGCCACGCCCCGCTGCGGCTCTCCTCGGGCAGCGACGCGGCCGACTCCACCATCGGCTTCCAGCGCGAGCCGCTGCTCTCCCCGCACAACATGTACTTCCTGGTGCTCAGCGAGCAGGGCCTGGTCGGCGCGGTGGCCTACCTGGCGCTCTTCCTCGCCCTGCTGCTCGGCACCCTGCGCCGCGCGGCCGGCCCGGGCCTGGCCGCGCTGGCCCTGCTCACCTGGGTGCTCGTCGACTTCCTGTACGGCGACATCGGCGGCACCACCACCGTGCTCACCTCCATCGTCCTCGGCCTCGCCACCAAGGCGGCCCTGCCGGGCACCGGCCCCGCCGCCGCGGTGCCCGCGACCGGCCCCGCCACGCCGGCGACCGCGACCGGACCCGCCGCCCGGACGGCGCCCGC
- a CDS encoding sugar transferase produces MTIDHESVPRPGRPLPPSRRFATGLLDRPAAAAQSRPSPPVGRHRRGLSSRVALPAALVSTDALAVFVAAAFTTLATEGRPHSLLGSAAVLPLLLPLNLAGGLYRTRLTPSALDEVPALAARAAVATAFAVTLAACLGAWPVGAPETPLRLAAQLTLFLLLAATGRALCYRALRRARRRRPSPVLVLGAGRLGQRVAAALTERREYGLRPVGFLDPHPVLIGEGTRLPVLGGRDVLEREVRRHRVHHVLATEGAADESETAEALREASRLGCQVWLVPALREYGSVGGPAARDHLFGFPCVRLGRPAMRRPGWAAKRALDVVAAGLGLVALSPVLALCALAVRFDTGPGVLFRQQRTGLDGKVFTVLKFRTLRPANEHESATHWNIAQDHRMSRIGHLMRCSSLDELPQLWNVLRGDMSLVGPRPERPYFVMRFGQAYPEYADRHRVPVGLTGLAQVNGLRGDTSIEARARFDNRYIESWSLWQDVKLLLRTAALMLHPDGS; encoded by the coding sequence ATGACCATTGACCACGAGAGTGTGCCTCGGCCGGGCCGACCTCTGCCGCCCTCCCGGCGGTTCGCCACGGGTCTGCTCGACCGTCCCGCCGCCGCGGCGCAGAGCCGGCCCTCACCGCCGGTCGGCCGCCACCGCCGGGGCCTGAGCTCCCGGGTGGCGCTGCCGGCCGCCCTGGTCAGCACCGATGCGCTCGCCGTCTTCGTCGCCGCCGCGTTCACCACCCTGGCCACCGAGGGCCGCCCGCACTCCCTGCTCGGCTCGGCCGCCGTGCTGCCGCTGCTGCTGCCGCTCAACCTGGCCGGCGGCCTCTACCGCACCCGCCTCACCCCCTCCGCCCTGGACGAGGTGCCCGCCCTCGCCGCCCGCGCCGCCGTGGCCACCGCCTTCGCCGTCACCCTGGCCGCCTGCCTCGGCGCCTGGCCGGTCGGCGCCCCCGAGACCCCGCTACGGCTGGCCGCCCAACTGACCCTCTTCCTGCTGCTCGCCGCCACCGGCCGGGCCCTCTGCTACCGCGCGCTGCGCCGGGCCCGCCGCCGCCGTCCGAGCCCGGTGCTGGTGCTCGGCGCCGGCCGGCTCGGCCAGCGGGTGGCCGCCGCGCTGACGGAGCGCCGCGAGTACGGGCTGCGCCCGGTCGGCTTCCTCGACCCGCACCCGGTGCTGATCGGCGAGGGCACCCGCCTCCCGGTGCTCGGCGGGCGCGACGTGCTGGAGCGCGAGGTGCGCCGCCACCGCGTTCACCACGTGCTCGCCACCGAGGGCGCCGCCGACGAGAGCGAGACCGCCGAGGCCCTGCGCGAGGCCAGCCGGCTCGGCTGCCAGGTCTGGCTGGTGCCCGCGCTGCGCGAGTACGGCTCGGTGGGCGGCCCGGCCGCCCGCGACCACCTGTTCGGCTTCCCCTGCGTGCGGCTCGGCCGCCCCGCGATGCGCCGGCCCGGCTGGGCCGCCAAGCGCGCGCTGGACGTGGTGGCCGCCGGGCTCGGCCTGGTCGCGCTCTCCCCGGTGCTGGCGCTCTGCGCGCTGGCCGTCCGCTTCGACACCGGCCCCGGCGTGCTCTTCCGCCAGCAGCGCACCGGCCTGGACGGGAAGGTCTTCACCGTCCTCAAGTTCCGCACCCTGCGCCCGGCCAACGAGCACGAGTCCGCCACCCACTGGAACATCGCCCAGGACCACCGGATGAGCCGGATCGGCCACCTGATGCGCTGCTCCTCGCTCGACGAGCTGCCCCAGCTGTGGAACGTGCTGCGCGGCGACATGAGCCTGGTCGGCCCCCGCCCCGAGCGCCCGTACTTCGTGATGCGCTTCGGCCAGGCCTACCCCGAGTACGCCGACCGCCACCGCGTCCCGGTCGGCCTGACCGGTCTGGCCCAGGTCAACGGCCTGCGCGGCGACACCTCGATCGAGGCCCGGGCCCGCTTCGACAACCGCTACATCGAGAGCTGGAGCCTCTGGCAGGACGTCAAGCTGCTGCTCCGCACCGCCGCCCTGATGCTCCACCCGGACGGGAGCTGA